One Silene latifolia isolate original U9 population chromosome 4, ASM4854445v1, whole genome shotgun sequence DNA segment encodes these proteins:
- the LOC141653337 gene encoding bidirectional sugar transporter SWEET12-like: protein MTFAHFFQNLPWVNIFGFLGNAISFAVFLSPIPTFYRIYKKKTTEEFQSIPYVVAFFSAMLWLFYAYIKTDVIFLVTINSFGVFIETIYLTLFLTYAHKQTRINTMKMLFLFNVFGFGVIVFFTMVIAKTTAARLTILGWICLVFSLSVFVAPLGVMRKVIRTRSVKYMPFFLSFFLTISAVVWFFYGLCKRDAYVAIPNILGFSFGILQMILYAIYRNAKPIEELPIGKKDFSNDEIILEPVKTQPKTGPTDDGVFAIEIPNFSMITVPNHVNNDEEDEPMDEKMRKKIGLSHTTPAIAVVV from the exons ATGACTTTTGCTCACTTCTTTCAAAACCTTCCATGGGTTAATATCTTTGGGTTTCTAG GTAACGCGATTTCCTTTGCGGTCTTCCTTTCTCCAAT CCCAACATTTTATAGAATATACAAAAAGAAAACAACTGAAGAGTTTCAAAGTATCCCATATGTGGTGGCATTCTTCAGTGCAATGCTTTGGTTGTTTTATGCATACATCAAAACTGATGTGATCTTCCTTGTTACAATCAACTCATTTGGCGTCTTTATTGAGACTATCTACCTTACCTTATTTCTTACCTATGCCCACAAGCAAACTAGG ATCAACACAATGAAGATGCTGTTCCTATTCAATGTGTTTGGGTTTGGTGTGATAGTCTTCTTCACAATGGTGATTGCTAAGACGACTGCTGCTCGTCTCACCATACTTGGATGGATATGTCTTGTTTTCTCTTTAAGCGTCTTCGTGGCTCCCCTTGGTGTTATG AGGAAAGTGATTCGAACCAGGAGTGTCAAGTACATGCCTTTCTTCCTCTCATTCTTCCTGACTATAAGTGCGGTTGTATGGTTCTTCTATGGCCTTTGCAAGCGTGACGCCTATGTCGCG ATACCAAACATTCTAGGATTCAGCTTCGGAATTCTACAAATGATCCTGTATGCCATCTACCGGAACGCAAAGCCAATTGAGGAGCTTCCCATAGGGAAAAAGGACTTCTCAAACGACGAAATCATCCTCGAACCAGTGAAAACTCAGCCTAAAACCGGTCCTACTGATGATGGTGTTTTTGCGATTGAAATCCCGAATTTTAGCATGATTACTGTCCCTAATCATGTTAATaacgatgaagaagatgagccaATGGATGAAAAGATGAGGAAGAAAATTGGATTGAGTCATACTACACCAGCTATAGCAGTTGTTGTCTAA